One genomic window of Moorella glycerini includes the following:
- a CDS encoding S-layer homology domain-containing protein codes for MFYKRCNRRFLALAVTICFLFSFLVPLLVPGKAMAADAATIYSAQDLATKAVKFISDRYQAGEKIDGYAAYVLTRAGENLGDEQKWTGGKQWTKDDKTLKGSLEKLADMLGNNNLLTYILATQNADGSFGPLGNDYGTKAPLQALALVKPDLPVNDAIYSQVQDSISRAVYFFQNRYQNGSLPYEVNGWNFDYRCVEALVNAGENLSVGGWVYNGKSLKDAIINSARAAASNPSGLDAVYLAKELTALHAVDSDSSYIDTLTTLANAIISKQNTSSNGAIYFGNSIYDDVMVLTALGKAGKLNGINQASALNYLNGFKHEHKNAWGQAAGAAWGGYYPEEPDLTAQVLTALSYFDGAKIEGSEVYKAIQEGLAYLEDIQDVDTGAIPARWDSTFATAETLIALKSLGKTYADYAGGGSPWVKSSRTKTIAQCLLALNSWNDTSRASKLVNLLKDRHSPRGFDNSVYSDMWAYIALGEAGQISVINEVYARDYILGKQSVAEATYGAWGESWGPDFMSTAQAIRALTYLPGYQQKDPQILGAIDKGLAYLKKWLQPDGSVCYTTDFWADDPVVDSAEAIITLKRLGQDPLSWRSTAGLSPVSYMILKALNEDGSFGAYRNVLDASEALYTYLILAGTIDPGTSLGLLVRPAAASLNPGGQQQFKAVQVYFNGAGSDVTNDAAWSVVDAGIASVSGSVYGLVTALQAGQTVVTATYNGLTATATLNVAAPATSAPERNYCTVNIAVVGMNGELLYGPGSVMVSKNNRWGLTALGALDATGLPYVDDNGFVKSIAGQANSGLNGWMYKVNGSVPMVGASQKTIQDGDEIIWWYSTDWSSPGPTWESLVKGSTSVTPAEATPASLQEQNKRLPGTLQASDAALEALEKIDRLLELKESAAQVGPLGEVAKAVVVVGSDKAMNRAEMAKLKKELAQNTIDLARKVAAAAGATITDSQEEIALAIPAGALTKDVEITVKKAAFSETPGSNGGSNAPAPPPAGYRPITAVYNFGPEGTTFAVPVTITLKFALPPLARAENLALAWYDKVKGEWVAIPAVVDVSKGLIVARVNHFSDFAVFVREARKSFADVTPASYGWAKDTIEELAGAGVVAGVDGSHFEPGRAVTRAEFASLLVKALGLEAQEDNKNPFKDIKGDAWYAGAVTAAAANGLVKGYEDGTFRPDRTITREEVAAMLVRAMNLPTGEVKPAFKDKDKISAWARNSVAAAAASGLVKGFEDGTFRPGAAASRAECAVMVYRMLVTE; via the coding sequence GTGTTTTATAAAAGGTGTAACAGGCGCTTTCTAGCCCTGGCAGTAACGATATGCTTTCTTTTTAGCTTTCTGGTCCCCCTCTTGGTCCCGGGCAAGGCTATGGCCGCCGATGCGGCTACGATCTATAGTGCCCAGGATCTGGCCACTAAGGCCGTAAAATTTATATCCGACCGCTACCAGGCCGGAGAAAAGATTGACGGCTATGCGGCTTACGTTCTTACCCGGGCGGGCGAAAATCTGGGCGATGAGCAGAAATGGACAGGCGGCAAGCAATGGACCAAGGATGATAAAACCCTAAAGGGTAGCCTCGAAAAATTGGCCGACATGCTGGGTAATAATAATTTACTTACCTACATCTTGGCCACCCAGAATGCCGATGGCAGCTTTGGCCCTTTGGGCAATGATTATGGCACCAAGGCGCCGCTGCAGGCCCTGGCCCTGGTAAAACCGGATTTGCCCGTTAATGATGCTATTTATAGCCAGGTTCAAGACAGCATCAGCAGGGCGGTTTATTTTTTCCAGAACCGTTACCAGAACGGCAGCTTGCCCTATGAAGTTAACGGCTGGAACTTTGATTACCGCTGCGTCGAAGCTCTGGTCAACGCCGGTGAAAACCTTTCGGTAGGCGGCTGGGTTTATAATGGTAAATCTTTGAAGGATGCCATTATTAACTCGGCCCGGGCTGCTGCCAGCAATCCTTCAGGACTGGACGCTGTTTACCTGGCGAAGGAACTAACAGCCCTTCATGCTGTAGATTCGGATTCAAGTTACATTGACACCCTTACAACCCTTGCAAACGCTATTATTAGCAAGCAAAATACAAGCAGCAACGGCGCAATCTACTTTGGTAACAGCATCTATGACGATGTCATGGTTCTAACCGCCCTGGGTAAAGCGGGCAAGCTCAATGGAATTAACCAGGCATCGGCTTTAAACTACCTTAATGGTTTTAAACATGAACATAAAAACGCCTGGGGGCAGGCAGCCGGGGCGGCCTGGGGTGGTTATTACCCGGAAGAGCCGGATTTAACGGCCCAGGTGCTTACGGCTCTAAGCTACTTCGACGGGGCGAAGATAGAAGGTAGCGAAGTTTATAAAGCCATCCAGGAGGGCCTGGCTTACCTCGAAGATATCCAGGACGTAGATACCGGAGCCATCCCGGCCCGGTGGGACAGCACCTTTGCTACGGCCGAAACCCTGATTGCCCTGAAATCTTTAGGTAAAACGTATGCCGACTATGCCGGCGGCGGCTCTCCCTGGGTGAAAAGCTCCCGGACGAAAACCATAGCCCAGTGCCTGCTGGCCCTAAATAGCTGGAATGATACAAGCCGAGCAAGTAAGCTGGTAAATCTTTTAAAGGACCGGCACTCGCCTCGCGGTTTTGACAACAGCGTTTACAGCGACATGTGGGCCTATATCGCCCTGGGCGAAGCGGGGCAGATTAGCGTAATCAATGAGGTTTATGCCCGCGATTACATCCTGGGCAAGCAAAGCGTGGCCGAGGCCACTTACGGCGCCTGGGGGGAAAGCTGGGGTCCCGACTTCATGTCTACCGCCCAGGCCATCCGGGCCTTGACTTACCTGCCAGGCTATCAACAAAAAGACCCGCAAATCCTGGGCGCCATCGATAAGGGCCTGGCCTATCTAAAGAAGTGGCTGCAACCTGACGGTAGCGTTTGTTATACTACTGATTTTTGGGCCGACGATCCGGTAGTGGATAGCGCCGAAGCGATCATCACTCTCAAAAGACTGGGACAGGATCCTCTGAGCTGGCGCAGCACCGCGGGGTTATCGCCGGTGTCCTATATGATTCTCAAGGCCTTGAACGAAGACGGCAGCTTTGGCGCCTATAGAAATGTTTTAGACGCCAGCGAAGCCCTTTATACCTATCTTATCCTGGCTGGAACAATCGACCCCGGGACTTCCCTGGGCCTCCTCGTCCGGCCGGCTGCTGCCAGCCTCAACCCTGGCGGCCAGCAGCAGTTTAAGGCGGTGCAGGTTTATTTTAACGGCGCCGGCAGCGACGTGACCAACGATGCCGCCTGGTCGGTGGTCGATGCCGGTATCGCCAGTGTTTCTGGCAGCGTCTACGGCCTGGTCACCGCCCTTCAGGCCGGGCAGACGGTAGTCACGGCCACTTACAACGGCCTGACGGCGACGGCCACGCTCAATGTTGCTGCACCTGCAACTTCGGCGCCGGAGCGCAACTACTGTACCGTCAATATTGCCGTGGTGGGCATGAACGGCGAGCTCCTCTACGGGCCCGGTTCTGTTATGGTGAGCAAAAACAACAGGTGGGGCCTGACGGCCCTGGGGGCCCTGGACGCCACCGGCCTCCCTTATGTCGATGATAACGGCTTTGTCAAAAGCATCGCCGGCCAGGCCAACAGCGGCTTGAACGGCTGGATGTACAAGGTAAACGGCAGCGTGCCCATGGTGGGTGCTTCCCAGAAAACCATCCAGGACGGCGACGAGATTATCTGGTGGTACAGCACGGATTGGAGCTCCCCTGGACCGACCTGGGAGAGCCTGGTTAAAGGCAGTACGTCCGTTACGCCGGCAGAGGCTACACCGGCCAGCCTCCAGGAGCAGAATAAAAGACTGCCCGGTACTTTGCAGGCCTCTGACGCCGCCCTGGAGGCCCTGGAAAAGATCGACCGGCTGCTGGAGCTGAAAGAAAGTGCAGCTCAAGTGGGGCCCTTAGGGGAAGTTGCAAAGGCAGTGGTAGTAGTCGGCAGCGATAAGGCCATGAACCGGGCTGAAATGGCTAAACTGAAAAAGGAACTGGCGCAAAACACAATTGACCTGGCCCGCAAGGTCGCGGCTGCAGCGGGAGCTACCATAACGGATAGCCAGGAGGAAATAGCCCTGGCTATACCGGCTGGAGCGTTGACGAAGGATGTAGAAATAACCGTTAAGAAGGCTGCCTTTAGCGAAACTCCCGGCAGCAACGGCGGTAGCAATGCCCCAGCCCCGCCGCCGGCAGGATACCGGCCGATCACGGCAGTTTACAATTTCGGCCCCGAGGGCACGACCTTTGCTGTCCCGGTGACCATAACCCTGAAGTTTGCCCTTCCGCCCCTGGCCAGGGCGGAAAACCTGGCCCTGGCCTGGTATGATAAGGTCAAAGGCGAGTGGGTGGCTATCCCGGCGGTGGTCGATGTCTCCAAGGGCCTGATTGTGGCCCGGGTAAACCACTTCTCCGACTTTGCCGTATTTGTCAGGGAAGCCCGGAAGTCCTTTGCCGATGTGACCCCTGCCAGCTACGGCTGGGCGAAAGATACCATTGAAGAGCTGGCCGGCGCCGGCGTCGTGGCCGGGGTAGACGGCAGCCACTTCGAGCCGGGCCGGGCGGTGACCAGGGCGGAATTTGCCAGCCTTCTGGTCAAGGCTCTGGGCCTGGAGGCGCAGGAAGATAATAAGAACCCATTTAAGGACATCAAAGGTGACGCCTGGTACGCAGGGGCGGTAACTGCCGCCGCCGCCAACGGCCTGGTCAAAGGTTATGAAGACGGCACCTTCCGCCCCGATAGAACCATAACCCGCGAGGAAGTGGCGGCCATGCTGGTCCGGGCCATGAACCTGCCCACCGGCGAAGTAAAGCCGGCCTTTAAGGATAAAGATAAAATTTCTGCCTGGGCAAGAAACAGCGTGGCTGCCGCCGCCGCCAGCGGGTTAGTGAAAGGCTTCGAAGACGGCACCTTCCGGCCGGGAGCTGCGGCCAGCCGGGCGGAATGCGCGGTGATGGTCTACCGGATGCTGGTGACTGAGTAA
- a CDS encoding ATP-binding protein: MQELLVISGKGGTGKTSIVAALAALAEDKVLADCDVDAADLHLLLRPEVESVNEFYGSSKAVIEAGRCTGCGRCIEVCRFGAITKAAPVAGGENSASGSRGSIVQVDSLSCEGCGVCTMMCPAGAITMKPNLAGYWYISETPYGPLVHAQLGLAEDNSGKLVTKVRQEARRLAEENKARLIITDGPPGIGCPVISSLTGVTLALVVTEPTVAGWHDLERVVKLAGHFKVPVTVCINKYDLAPEKSREIEAYCYDEGLTIAGKIPFDADVARALVNAVPLTACSRGAAANAVKAMWDSLLVRMEKIKMQ; this comes from the coding sequence GTGCAAGAGCTACTGGTAATTAGTGGTAAGGGCGGGACGGGGAAAACTTCTATCGTCGCTGCCCTGGCAGCCCTGGCGGAGGATAAAGTCCTGGCCGACTGCGACGTTGACGCCGCCGACCTGCACCTGCTGCTGCGGCCGGAGGTGGAGAGCGTTAATGAATTTTACGGCTCCAGCAAAGCAGTTATCGAGGCCGGGCGCTGCACCGGTTGCGGCCGCTGTATTGAAGTTTGCCGGTTTGGCGCTATCACGAAGGCAGCGCCGGTAGCAGGGGGAGAAAACAGCGCCTCCGGGTCCAGGGGCTCCATTGTTCAGGTGGATTCTCTATCATGTGAAGGGTGCGGGGTCTGCACCATGATGTGCCCGGCCGGGGCCATTACCATGAAACCCAACCTGGCCGGGTACTGGTATATTTCGGAAACACCTTACGGCCCCCTGGTGCACGCCCAGCTGGGCCTGGCCGAGGATAATTCCGGCAAGCTGGTGACGAAGGTACGCCAGGAAGCGCGGCGGCTGGCGGAGGAAAATAAGGCGCGGCTGATCATTACCGACGGCCCGCCGGGCATCGGCTGCCCGGTCATATCCTCCCTGACGGGGGTTACCCTGGCCCTGGTGGTGACGGAACCGACGGTGGCCGGCTGGCACGACCTGGAGCGGGTGGTGAAGCTGGCCGGCCACTTCAAAGTGCCGGTTACCGTTTGTATTAACAAATATGATCTGGCCCCGGAGAAAAGCCGGGAGATCGAGGCTTACTGTTATGATGAGGGCCTTACCATAGCCGGTAAAATACCCTTTGATGCCGACGTGGCCAGGGCCCTGGTCAATGCCGTGCCGCTTACGGCCTGTTCCCGCGGGGCGGCAGCCAATGCCGTCAAGGCCATGTGGGATAGCCTGCTGGTACGAATGGAAAAAATAAAAATGCAGTAA
- a CDS encoding ATP-binding protein — MLVTVASGKGGTGKTTIVTNLALALARKMPVQVLDCDVEEPNAHLFLEPVFQEEEEVTLPVPEVDNTKCNGCGKCSEVCAFHALAVAGGKVITFPEMCHGCGGCAIACPTGAISEKPHRIGIVARGQAGRIDFAHGKIDVGVPLAPPVIRAVKRLARKEGLTLIDAPPGTSCPVVAAVKDSDFCLLVTEPTPFGLNDLKLAVGMVREVGVPFAVVINRSTLGDLRVERYCRQERIPILLKIPFDKRYAATYARGKCLVEEYPDWVPPFIGLWQEIERLVSQRARATGN, encoded by the coding sequence ATGCTTGTCACGGTGGCCAGCGGCAAGGGGGGCACGGGGAAAACGACCATTGTGACCAACCTGGCCCTGGCCCTGGCCAGGAAAATGCCGGTCCAGGTCCTGGACTGCGATGTAGAAGAGCCCAATGCCCATCTCTTCCTGGAGCCGGTATTCCAGGAAGAAGAGGAAGTGACTCTGCCGGTCCCGGAAGTGGACAATACTAAATGCAACGGCTGTGGCAAGTGCAGCGAAGTTTGCGCCTTTCACGCCCTGGCCGTAGCCGGGGGTAAGGTCATTACTTTTCCGGAAATGTGCCACGGCTGCGGCGGCTGCGCTATTGCATGCCCAACGGGGGCAATTAGCGAAAAGCCGCACCGCATCGGGATAGTGGCCCGGGGGCAGGCCGGCAGGATTGATTTTGCTCACGGCAAGATCGATGTGGGCGTACCCCTGGCACCCCCGGTGATCAGGGCCGTGAAAAGGCTTGCCCGCAAAGAAGGGCTCACCCTTATCGACGCGCCGCCGGGCACTTCCTGCCCGGTGGTAGCCGCCGTGAAGGACAGCGATTTCTGCCTGCTGGTAACGGAGCCCACCCCTTTCGGCCTTAACGATCTGAAGCTCGCCGTCGGCATGGTCCGGGAAGTGGGTGTTCCTTTTGCGGTGGTCATCAATCGTTCCACCCTGGGGGACCTGCGGGTGGAGCGTTATTGCCGCCAGGAGAGAATCCCCATCCTGCTGAAAATCCCCTTTGACAAAAGATATGCCGCCACCTATGCCAGGGGCAAGTGCCTGGTGGAAGAGTATCCCGACTGGGTGCCGCCTTTTATCGGCCTCTGGCAGGAGATAGAGAGGCTGGTGTCACAGCGTGCAAGAGCTACTGGTAATTAG
- a CDS encoding 4Fe-4S binding protein: MAARVDEEKCTGCGSCVEVCPVEAITVEEVAVINADECLECSACVEECPNEAISLD, from the coding sequence ATGGCAGCTAGGGTTGACGAGGAAAAGTGTACCGGTTGTGGTAGCTGCGTCGAGGTTTGCCCGGTAGAAGCCATTACCGTGGAAGAAGTAGCTGTTATTAATGCCGATGAGTGCCTGGAGTGCAGCGCCTGCGTTGAGGAGTGCCCTAATGAAGCAATCAGTCTTGATTAA
- a CDS encoding NifB/NifX family molybdenum-iron cluster-binding protein produces the protein MVKIAVATEGTMVAEHFGHCSQYSLFTVEDGKVISKEVIANPGHQPGFLPGYLANLGVHCVIVGGIGARAVELFGERGIEVISGVAGPVEAAVNAYLSGNLKSSGSTCSHDHGGHEGCEH, from the coding sequence ATGGTGAAGATCGCCGTAGCAACTGAGGGAACAATGGTAGCCGAGCATTTTGGCCATTGTTCCCAGTACAGCCTGTTTACCGTTGAAGACGGGAAAGTAATAAGTAAAGAAGTTATTGCCAATCCCGGGCATCAGCCTGGCTTTTTACCTGGTTATCTGGCAAATTTAGGTGTTCACTGCGTTATTGTCGGCGGCATCGGCGCGCGCGCCGTGGAATTGTTTGGTGAGCGGGGCATTGAGGTCATAAGCGGTGTTGCTGGCCCGGTAGAGGCGGCAGTGAATGCTTACCTGAGCGGTAATCTCAAGAGTAGCGGCAGTACCTGCAGCCATGACCATGGCGGCCACGAAGGCTGCGAACATTAA
- a CDS encoding NifB/NifX family molybdenum-iron cluster-binding protein: protein MKVAITAQGKDASAAVDPRFGRCQYFVIADTEKNNFEAVANDNLAAGGGAGVATAQALVNRGVEVVLTGNVGPNALRVLQGAGVKVYATTAPTVEKALQQWQTGEATLLSQANVGSHFGMGRGGNRW from the coding sequence ATGAAAGTGGCTATTACGGCCCAGGGTAAAGATGCCTCGGCAGCGGTGGATCCCCGTTTCGGGCGCTGCCAGTATTTTGTTATAGCCGATACCGAAAAAAATAACTTTGAGGCCGTAGCCAACGATAACCTGGCCGCCGGCGGCGGGGCGGGAGTGGCTACAGCCCAGGCCTTGGTCAACCGGGGTGTGGAGGTTGTCCTTACCGGCAATGTTGGGCCCAATGCCCTGCGGGTTTTGCAGGGTGCCGGGGTCAAGGTTTACGCAACTACAGCACCGACGGTTGAGAAGGCGCTGCAACAGTGGCAGACCGGAGAGGCCACGCTATTATCCCAGGCTAACGTAGGATCCCATTTTGGTATGGGTCGGGGAGGTAACAGATGGTGA
- a CDS encoding DUF5320 domain-containing protein: MPRGDRTGPWGLGPRTGRGAGYCNGFPVPGFMNPAFGFGRGLGLGLGRGRGLGLGRRWAWGFFPPSYGWFPGGWWGAPFPGAVPPQGAAPEVEFLKQQAAVLEGQLKAVKEQLKALQQEERQDKADDAENEDL, from the coding sequence ATGCCACGTGGAGATAGGACCGGCCCGTGGGGCCTCGGGCCACGCACCGGTCGCGGCGCCGGATATTGTAACGGTTTCCCCGTACCGGGCTTTATGAATCCTGCTTTCGGCTTTGGACGGGGCCTGGGTCTGGGTCTGGGTCGCGGCCGGGGGCTGGGCTTGGGCCGCAGGTGGGCCTGGGGTTTTTTCCCGCCGTCTTATGGCTGGTTTCCCGGGGGCTGGTGGGGCGCACCCTTTCCCGGTGCCGTACCGCCCCAGGGCGCGGCGCCTGAAGTGGAATTTTTAAAGCAGCAGGCGGCCGTGCTGGAAGGCCAGCTCAAAGCGGTCAAAGAACAGCTGAAGGCTTTACAGCAGGAAGAGCGGCAAGATAAGGCCGACGATGCGGAAAATGAGGACCTGTAG
- a CDS encoding ABC transporter ATP-binding protein, producing MILVVDGVQFSYSSRPVLREISFTVARGEFLAILGNNGAGKSTLLKCLNKILKAERGTILIEKDNLCQLSRLDVARKIGYVAQRGESSRVTVFDAVLLGRKPHIKWDVSSQDLEVVHRVLRLLDLGELSLRYLDELSGGELQKVVMARALAQEPRVLLLDEPTSNLDLKNQLEVLRTVKKAVREQNLAAVVVMHDLNLALRFADKFLLLKNHTVFACGGEEIMTPENIASVYGVPVALERMRNIPVVVPLG from the coding sequence ATGATTCTGGTGGTAGACGGGGTGCAATTCAGCTACAGCAGCCGCCCTGTTTTAAGAGAGATCAGCTTTACCGTGGCCAGGGGAGAATTTTTGGCGATATTAGGCAACAACGGCGCCGGGAAATCCACCCTGCTCAAGTGCCTGAATAAAATACTAAAGGCTGAACGTGGGACGATTTTAATTGAAAAAGACAACCTTTGCCAGCTCAGCCGGCTGGATGTGGCTCGTAAAATAGGGTATGTGGCCCAGAGAGGTGAAAGCAGCCGGGTTACCGTTTTTGATGCCGTTCTTTTAGGCCGGAAACCCCACATCAAGTGGGACGTTTCCTCCCAAGACCTGGAAGTTGTGCACCGGGTTTTAAGGCTTCTGGATCTGGGAGAGCTCTCTTTACGCTACCTTGACGAACTAAGCGGCGGCGAACTGCAAAAGGTGGTCATGGCCCGCGCCTTGGCCCAGGAACCGCGGGTCCTGCTCCTGGATGAACCTACCAGCAATTTGGATTTGAAAAACCAGCTTGAGGTTTTGCGAACAGTAAAAAAAGCAGTAAGGGAACAAAACTTAGCGGCGGTGGTGGTCATGCATGACCTGAACCTGGCTTTACGTTTTGCCGATAAATTTTTGCTCCTGAAAAATCACACCGTATTTGCCTGTGGGGGAGAGGAAATCATGACTCCGGAAAATATCGCCAGCGTCTACGGCGTGCCGGTGGCGCTTGAGAGAATGAGGAACATACCGGTAGTTGTGCCGCTGGGGTAA
- a CDS encoding FecCD family ABC transporter permease encodes MRHAAVTNIPVSYLKYTRRKVLVIGFLIVLSVLLGIYAINAGSAELTPAQVIMTLLGKVEGRTRIIIWNIRLPRVLAAFTAGVGLSVAGCVMQNILRNPLASPFTLGVSQGAAFGAALAIIAMGAGSTHSSGADAVLINSPYLVTLTAFLGAMAATLVIIFLAGYKGFSPEAMVLAGVALGSLFSAGTIILQYFASDVQVAAIVFWTFGDIGRASWRDLEIMAAVVGVAFLYFMANRWNYNALDSGEETAKGLGVSVEKIRLAGMFLASLITATVVSFLGIIGFIGLVGPHLMRRLIGGDHRFLIPAASVMGGFLLLAADTLGRTVMAPVVLPVGAITSFMGAPLFLYLLARGYSKR; translated from the coding sequence GTGCGCCACGCGGCAGTAACAAACATCCCGGTAAGTTATCTAAAGTACACCCGGAGAAAAGTCCTGGTCATTGGCTTTCTTATCGTTTTAAGCGTTTTGTTGGGTATTTACGCCATCAACGCCGGGTCGGCAGAGCTTACGCCGGCCCAGGTAATTATGACGCTGCTGGGCAAGGTTGAAGGACGGACCCGGATCATAATCTGGAATATCCGCCTGCCCCGGGTGCTGGCGGCGTTCACTGCCGGGGTGGGCCTTTCCGTGGCGGGTTGCGTGATGCAAAACATCTTGCGCAACCCCCTGGCTTCCCCTTTCACCCTGGGTGTTTCCCAGGGGGCAGCCTTTGGCGCCGCCCTGGCTATCATCGCCATGGGGGCGGGTAGCACGCACAGCAGCGGTGCCGATGCAGTGCTGATTAATAGCCCTTATCTGGTAACTTTGACTGCTTTCCTGGGTGCTATGGCGGCGACCCTGGTGATCATTTTCCTGGCCGGGTACAAAGGATTTTCTCCCGAAGCCATGGTCCTGGCCGGGGTCGCCCTGGGTTCTCTTTTTTCCGCCGGGACGATCATCCTGCAGTATTTTGCCAGCGACGTGCAGGTGGCGGCCATAGTTTTCTGGACCTTTGGCGATATTGGCAGGGCTTCCTGGCGGGATCTGGAAATCATGGCGGCGGTGGTTGGGGTTGCCTTTCTTTACTTTATGGCCAATAGATGGAACTACAACGCCCTGGACAGCGGCGAGGAAACGGCCAAAGGGCTGGGCGTGAGTGTAGAAAAAATAAGGCTGGCGGGAATGTTTTTAGCCTCCCTGATAACGGCCACGGTGGTTTCTTTTCTGGGGATCATCGGCTTTATCGGCCTGGTAGGGCCGCACTTGATGCGGCGTTTGATCGGCGGCGACCACCGCTTTTTAATCCCGGCCGCCAGCGTTATGGGCGGGTTTTTACTGCTGGCCGCCGACACCCTGGGCAGGACCGTCATGGCGCCGGTTGTTTTGCCGGTAGGGGCCATAACATCTTTTATGGGTGCCCCTTTGTTTCTTTATCTTCTCGCCAGGGGGTACAGCAAAAGATGA
- a CDS encoding iron ABC transporter substrate-binding protein, producing the protein MFKRIPGLVTALLILIVLAGCGSKATAPGAGVPKTKIVDLVGREVEVPVPAHKIVAIGPGALRLVCYVNGTDKVAGIENVEKQKPAGKPYMLAHPELTSKPVIGPGGPDSTPDAEKLASVQPDVIFVASLVDRSRADELQAKTNIPVVVLSYGKVATFDEDVYKSLQLIGKIIGNEKRAGEVVAYLKNCQQDLKARTKDIPEDKKPRVYVGALGMKGAHGIESTQARYQPFAAINARNVADETAKTGSIMIDKEKLLSWDPDIIFIDEGGLSLVQEDYRKNPQFYQSLKAVKTGRVYGQIPYNHYTTNIDTAIADAYFAGKVIFPDQFKDIDPAGKADEIYQFLLGKPLYEQMAKDFGGFKQLNLTTP; encoded by the coding sequence ATGTTTAAGAGGATACCAGGCCTGGTTACAGCTTTGTTGATATTAATAGTCCTCGCCGGCTGCGGGTCGAAAGCCACGGCCCCCGGAGCAGGGGTCCCCAAAACCAAAATCGTTGACCTCGTGGGCCGGGAAGTGGAAGTTCCTGTCCCGGCGCATAAAATTGTAGCCATTGGACCGGGTGCTTTAAGGTTGGTTTGTTACGTAAACGGGACGGATAAGGTGGCAGGTATCGAAAACGTGGAAAAGCAAAAGCCTGCCGGTAAGCCTTACATGCTGGCCCATCCCGAATTAACAAGTAAACCTGTAATCGGACCGGGGGGGCCTGATTCCACCCCGGACGCGGAGAAACTGGCCAGCGTCCAACCCGATGTTATTTTTGTGGCCTCACTGGTGGACAGGTCGCGGGCAGATGAACTCCAGGCCAAAACGAACATCCCGGTGGTGGTGCTGAGCTACGGCAAAGTGGCCACCTTTGACGAGGACGTTTATAAATCGCTGCAGTTGATTGGTAAGATTATTGGCAATGAAAAAAGGGCCGGGGAAGTGGTCGCTTACCTGAAAAATTGCCAGCAGGATTTAAAAGCGCGGACAAAAGATATACCGGAAGACAAGAAGCCCAGGGTCTATGTAGGCGCCCTGGGTATGAAGGGTGCCCACGGCATCGAAAGCACCCAGGCCCGGTACCAGCCTTTTGCGGCCATTAACGCGCGCAATGTGGCGGACGAAACGGCCAAAACCGGGAGCATAATGATTGATAAGGAAAAATTGTTAAGTTGGGACCCGGATATCATCTTTATCGATGAAGGCGGCTTGAGCCTGGTGCAGGAAGATTACCGGAAAAACCCGCAGTTTTACCAGTCCCTGAAGGCTGTGAAAACAGGCCGGGTTTACGGCCAGATTCCCTACAATCACTACACTACGAACATCGATACCGCCATTGCCGACGCCTACTTCGCTGGTAAAGTGATTTTTCCCGACCAGTTTAAGGATATAGACCCGGCCGGGAAAGCCGACGAGATTTACCAGTTTCTTCTGGGGAAGCCCTTATATGAACAAATGGCCAAGGATTTCGGCGGCTTTAAACAGCTTAACCTGACCACGCCGTAG
- a CDS encoding FmdE family protein has product MDFSSSEWERAVAFHGHSCPGLAIGYRAAKIALRELAAGRAGDEELVAIVETDACGVDAIQVLTGCTLGKGNLLYRDYGKHVFTIGDRKTGAAVRVALKSGGRKEDEAYRDLRARIFSGQATTVEKELYGRYQQQRLQHILEAPEEEIFKTEHVKLELPEKARLFNSVTCAYCGEPVAEVRARVKEGRYACIPCAESYSRGWGATV; this is encoded by the coding sequence ATGGATTTTTCCTCAAGCGAATGGGAAAGGGCCGTGGCCTTTCATGGGCACAGCTGCCCGGGCCTGGCCATTGGCTACCGGGCAGCCAAAATCGCCCTGCGGGAGCTGGCTGCCGGGCGGGCGGGCGATGAAGAACTGGTGGCCATCGTAGAAACCGATGCCTGCGGCGTGGATGCCATCCAGGTCCTTACCGGCTGCACCCTGGGGAAAGGCAATCTCCTTTACCGGGACTACGGCAAGCATGTATTTACTATAGGCGATAGGAAGACGGGCGCTGCCGTCAGGGTCGCTTTAAAAAGTGGCGGCCGTAAGGAAGACGAGGCCTACAGGGACCTGCGGGCGCGCATTTTCAGCGGCCAGGCCACAACTGTGGAAAAGGAGCTTTACGGCCGTTACCAGCAACAGCGTTTACAACATATCCTGGAAGCGCCGGAGGAGGAAATATTTAAAACGGAACATGTAAAACTGGAGCTGCCGGAGAAAGCCCGCCTTTTTAATTCCGTGACCTGCGCTTATTGCGGGGAGCCGGTAGCAGAAGTCCGGGCCAGGGTAAAGGAGGGGCGATACGCCTGCATCCCCTGTGCTGAAAGCTACAGCCGCGGCTGGGGTGCGACCGTATGA